A region from the Felis catus isolate Fca126 chromosome F1, F.catus_Fca126_mat1.0, whole genome shotgun sequence genome encodes:
- the KLHDC9 gene encoding kelch domain-containing protein 9 isoform X1, whose protein sequence is MALAGSPGGAGWTWRPVARDALLARAFHSCTELRGRFYLVGGLPAGGATAPSGDTVVFDPAGGQAVRLGARGGPRRSHHDAAPVGGRWLCVVGGWDGSRRVATVAALDTERGAWEAWSAAPGSRPPAGLSSHTCTPVSDRELRVAGREGGTRTQRRYGSVYTLRLDPGARTYSYKEEGCHTASRSGHCAALLQTPGPRPGHQLLLFGGCNSAEPEVAGHWSHGKLGEEPPAAPHLREQLARLVSTGQGSRQGPRGLRHHSCSVVGPFAVLFGGETLTRARDTICNDLYIYDTRRSPPSWFHFPCTDQGLKRVGHRTCLWNDQLYLVGGFGEDGRTPCPQVCILDLFI, encoded by the exons ATGGCGCTCGCGGGGTCCCCGGGGGGCGCGGGCTGGACCTGGCGGCCGGTGGCCCGGGACGCGCTCCTGGCGCGGGCCTTCCATTCCTGCACTGAGCTGCGGGGACGCTTCTACCTGGTGGGGGGACTCCCGGCCGGAGGGGCGACGGCGCCGAGCGGCGACACGGTGGTCTTCGACCCGGCGGGGGGCCAGGCCGTACggctgggggcccggggcggcCCGCGGCGCAGCCACCACGACGCGGCGCCGGTGGGCGGGCGCTGGCTCTGCGTGGTGGGCGGCTGGGACGGGTCGCGCCGCGTGGCCACCGTAGCCGCGCTGGACACGGAGCGCGGAGCGTGGGAGGCGTGGAGCGCGGCCCCCGGCAGCCGCCCCCCCGCCGGCCTCAGCAGCCACACCTGCACCCCCGTCTCCGACCGCGAGCTGCGGGTGGCGGGCCGGGAGGGCGGGACCCGCACCCAGCGTCGCTACGGCAGCGTCTACACGCTACGGCTGGACCCCGGCGCCCGCACCTACAG CTATAAGGAAGAGGGCTGTCACACAGCCTCACGCTCGGGTCACTGCGCTGCCCTGCTCCAAACTCCCGGGCCCCGCCCAGGCCACCAGCTCCTGCTCTTTGGGGGCTGCAACTCGGCTGAACCAGAAGTAGCCGGGCACTGGAGTCACGGGAAGCTTGGG GAGGAACCACCTGCTGCCCCCCATCTGAGGGAGCAGCTTGCCAGGCTTGTGAGCACTGGGCAGGGGTCCCGGCAGGGGCCCCGGGGCCTGCGGCATCACTCGTGTTCCGTGGTGGGGCCCTTTGCCGTGCTGTTTGGCGGAGAAACTCTGACCAGAGCCAGAGACACCATCTGCAATGACCTGTACATCTATGACACCC GCAGGTCTCCTCCTTCGTGGTTCCACTTCCCCTGCACAGACCAAGGGCTGAAGCGCGTGGGCCATCGCACCTGCCTTTGGAACGACCAGCTTTACCTGGTTGGGGGTTTCGGTGAGGATGGCAGGACGCCCTGTCCACAGGTTTGCATCCTGGACCTTTTTATCTAA
- the KLHDC9 gene encoding kelch domain-containing protein 9 isoform X2, which produces MALAGSPGGAGWTWRPVARDALLARAFHSCTELRGRFYLVGGLPAGGATAPSGDTVVFDPAGGQAVRLGARGGPRRSHHDAAPVGGRWLCVVGGWDGSRRVATVAALDTERGAWEAWSAAPGSRPPAGLSSHTCTPVSDRELRVAGREGGTRTQRRYGSVYTLRLDPGARTYSYKEEGCHTASRSGHCAALLQTPGPRPGHQLLLFGGCNSAEPEVAGHWSHGKLGEEPPAAPHLREQLARLVSTGQGSRQGPRGLRHHSCSVVGPFAVLFGGETLTRARDTICNDLYIYDTRLLLRGSTSPAQTKG; this is translated from the exons ATGGCGCTCGCGGGGTCCCCGGGGGGCGCGGGCTGGACCTGGCGGCCGGTGGCCCGGGACGCGCTCCTGGCGCGGGCCTTCCATTCCTGCACTGAGCTGCGGGGACGCTTCTACCTGGTGGGGGGACTCCCGGCCGGAGGGGCGACGGCGCCGAGCGGCGACACGGTGGTCTTCGACCCGGCGGGGGGCCAGGCCGTACggctgggggcccggggcggcCCGCGGCGCAGCCACCACGACGCGGCGCCGGTGGGCGGGCGCTGGCTCTGCGTGGTGGGCGGCTGGGACGGGTCGCGCCGCGTGGCCACCGTAGCCGCGCTGGACACGGAGCGCGGAGCGTGGGAGGCGTGGAGCGCGGCCCCCGGCAGCCGCCCCCCCGCCGGCCTCAGCAGCCACACCTGCACCCCCGTCTCCGACCGCGAGCTGCGGGTGGCGGGCCGGGAGGGCGGGACCCGCACCCAGCGTCGCTACGGCAGCGTCTACACGCTACGGCTGGACCCCGGCGCCCGCACCTACAG CTATAAGGAAGAGGGCTGTCACACAGCCTCACGCTCGGGTCACTGCGCTGCCCTGCTCCAAACTCCCGGGCCCCGCCCAGGCCACCAGCTCCTGCTCTTTGGGGGCTGCAACTCGGCTGAACCAGAAGTAGCCGGGCACTGGAGTCACGGGAAGCTTGGG GAGGAACCACCTGCTGCCCCCCATCTGAGGGAGCAGCTTGCCAGGCTTGTGAGCACTGGGCAGGGGTCCCGGCAGGGGCCCCGGGGCCTGCGGCATCACTCGTGTTCCGTGGTGGGGCCCTTTGCCGTGCTGTTTGGCGGAGAAACTCTGACCAGAGCCAGAGACACCATCTGCAATGACCTGTACATCTATGACACCC GTCTCCTCCTTCGTGGTTCCACTTCCCCTGCACAGACCAAGGGCTGA